One Amorphoplanes digitatis genomic window carries:
- a CDS encoding RICIN domain-containing protein yields the protein MSARDTSPGTLRRRGYLAIAAMLALLAGIGVTVVRAPAASAATIDTSASYVLVNRNSGKALDVYNLATNDGARITQWSRNDGSQQQWQFVDSGSGYYRLRSKLSGKVLDVYNWSTADGAAVVQWSDNNAANQQFSVQDIDGYIQLINRNSGKALEVQGASTADGGNIVQYADWNGTNQQWQLVRVGSGTPPSGTFTNPVVWQDFADGDIIRVGDAYYYSASTMHYSPGAPILRSYDLVNWEFAGHSVPRLDFDSNAYDLNGGRAYVKGIWASAFNYRPSDSTYYWLGCTEFNRTYVYASTAIGAGWSKKARINKCYYDAGLLFDGDTPYVAYGNSTISVAQLSSDLTSEVRSQTVYTTPSSIGTLEGSRMYKRGNYYYIWLTRPANGQYVLRSTSPWGPYEQRQVLLDLPGPISGGGVPHQGGLVQTQNGDWWYMAFTDAYPGGRMPTLAPISWSGDGWPVLQTVNGRWGASYPKPAISTTRSVEPMTGPDTFTGTTLAPRWEWNHNPDTTRYGVGSGLRLSTATVTNDLYNARNTLTHRIQGPASTATIQLNYSTMANGDRAGLAMLRDQSAWIGIRKDNGVTRVSMTNGLTMSTSGWTTTGTGAEAAGATVSGGTIWLRVSANIQPGSGRTATFSYSTNGSTFTALGPAFTLNNDWQFFMGYRFGIFNYATSALGGSVTVNRFDLTAP from the coding sequence ATGAGCGCACGCGACACATCTCCCGGAACGCTGCGGCGGCGCGGGTATCTGGCGATCGCCGCCATGCTGGCTCTGCTGGCCGGTATCGGGGTCACGGTCGTGAGGGCCCCTGCCGCATCTGCCGCGACGATCGACACCAGCGCCTCGTACGTGCTGGTCAACCGCAACAGCGGCAAGGCACTGGACGTGTACAACCTGGCCACCAACGACGGCGCCCGGATCACCCAATGGTCGCGCAACGACGGCAGCCAGCAGCAGTGGCAGTTCGTCGACTCCGGCAGCGGCTACTACCGGCTCCGATCCAAGCTCTCGGGCAAGGTCCTCGACGTCTACAACTGGTCCACCGCCGACGGCGCCGCCGTCGTGCAGTGGAGCGACAACAACGCCGCCAACCAGCAGTTCAGCGTCCAGGACATCGACGGATACATCCAGCTGATCAACCGCAACAGCGGCAAGGCCCTGGAGGTGCAGGGCGCCTCCACCGCCGACGGCGGCAACATCGTCCAGTACGCCGACTGGAACGGCACCAACCAGCAGTGGCAACTCGTCCGCGTCGGCTCCGGCACGCCGCCGAGCGGCACCTTCACCAACCCGGTTGTCTGGCAGGACTTCGCGGACGGCGACATCATCCGCGTCGGGGACGCGTACTACTACTCGGCCTCGACCATGCACTACTCGCCGGGAGCGCCCATCCTTCGCTCCTACGACCTGGTGAACTGGGAGTTCGCCGGGCACTCGGTGCCGCGGCTGGACTTCGACTCGAACGCCTACGACCTCAACGGTGGCCGGGCGTACGTCAAGGGCATCTGGGCGTCGGCGTTCAACTACCGGCCGAGCGACAGCACGTACTACTGGCTGGGCTGCACCGAGTTCAACCGCACCTATGTGTACGCCTCGACGGCGATCGGCGCCGGCTGGAGCAAGAAGGCCCGGATCAACAAGTGCTACTACGACGCCGGCCTGCTGTTCGACGGCGACACCCCGTACGTCGCGTACGGCAACTCCACGATCAGCGTCGCCCAGCTCTCCTCGGACCTGACCTCGGAGGTGCGGTCGCAGACCGTCTACACCACCCCGTCGAGCATCGGCACGCTCGAGGGCTCCCGGATGTACAAGCGGGGCAACTACTACTACATCTGGCTGACCCGGCCGGCGAACGGCCAGTACGTGTTGCGCTCGACCAGCCCGTGGGGGCCGTACGAGCAGCGTCAGGTGCTCCTGGATCTGCCCGGCCCGATCTCCGGCGGTGGCGTGCCGCACCAGGGCGGGCTGGTGCAGACCCAGAACGGCGACTGGTGGTACATGGCGTTCACCGACGCGTACCCGGGTGGCCGGATGCCGACCCTGGCCCCGATCAGCTGGAGCGGTGACGGCTGGCCCGTGCTCCAGACGGTCAACGGACGCTGGGGCGCCAGCTACCCCAAGCCCGCCATCAGCACGACCAGGTCCGTCGAGCCGATGACCGGGCCGGACACGTTCACCGGCACCACGCTGGCGCCGCGCTGGGAATGGAACCACAACCCCGACACGACGAGGTACGGCGTCGGCAGTGGCCTGCGGTTGTCCACCGCGACCGTGACCAATGACCTCTACAACGCCCGTAACACGCTGACGCATCGGATCCAGGGCCCCGCGTCAACGGCCACGATCCAGCTGAACTACTCGACGATGGCCAACGGTGACCGTGCCGGCCTGGCCATGTTGCGTGATCAGTCGGCGTGGATCGGCATCCGCAAGGACAACGGCGTCACCCGGGTGTCGATGACCAATGGGCTGACCATGTCGACAAGCGGGTGGACCACCACCGGCACCGGCGCCGAGGCCGCCGGCGCCACCGTCTCCGGCGGCACGATCTGGCTGCGGGTCAGCGCGAACATCCAACCCGGCTCCGGCCGTACGGCCACGTTCTCGTACAGCACGAACGGCAGCACGTTCACGGCGCTGGGGCCGGCGTTCACGCTGAACAACGACTGGCAGTTCTTCATGGGCTACCGCTTCGGCATCTTCAACTACGCCACCAGCGCCCTCGGCGGCTCCGTCACCGTCAACCGGTTCGACCTGACAGCCCCATAG
- a CDS encoding class I SAM-dependent methyltransferase — protein sequence MLDSSTEIAVNRALWTVVNADFTDAGAHEAWAAEEFTWGLFDNPERRIGALGDVAGLDVIELGCGTAYVSARLARLGARPVGVDLTPAQLDTARRCQEEFDLPFPLIEANAEDVPLPDDSFDLAVSEYGASVWCDPERWVPEAARLLRPGGRLVFLTNSVQVTLCVPEEGGHAGDRLLRPQKGSSRLQWPGGGFEFHPSHGEWIRILRDSGFVVEALHELYASDEARTPEYYDIATAGWAGQWPVEDLWTARLAVTRG from the coding sequence ATGCTTGATTCCAGTACCGAGATCGCCGTCAATCGCGCCCTGTGGACCGTCGTGAACGCGGACTTCACCGACGCGGGTGCGCATGAGGCGTGGGCGGCCGAAGAATTCACCTGGGGGCTCTTCGACAACCCGGAGAGGCGGATAGGCGCGCTCGGTGACGTCGCCGGCCTGGACGTCATCGAGCTCGGCTGCGGCACCGCGTACGTCTCCGCCCGGCTCGCCCGGCTCGGCGCGAGGCCGGTCGGCGTGGACCTGACGCCCGCGCAGCTGGACACCGCCCGCCGCTGCCAGGAGGAGTTCGATCTGCCGTTCCCGCTGATCGAGGCCAACGCCGAGGACGTTCCCCTGCCGGACGACTCCTTCGATCTGGCCGTCAGCGAGTACGGGGCGAGCGTCTGGTGCGACCCCGAACGCTGGGTCCCGGAGGCGGCGCGACTGCTGCGGCCCGGTGGACGGCTGGTGTTCCTGACCAACAGCGTCCAGGTGACACTGTGCGTGCCCGAGGAGGGCGGACACGCCGGCGATCGGCTGCTGCGCCCCCAGAAGGGTTCTTCCCGGCTGCAATGGCCCGGCGGCGGGTTCGAATTCCATCCCAGCCACGGCGAATGGATCCGCATCCTGCGCGACAGCGGCTTCGTCGTCGAAGCCCTCCACGAGCTGTACGCCAGCGACGAGGCGAGGACCCCCGAGTACTACGACATCGCCACGGCCGGATGGGCGGGGCAATGGCCGGTCGAGGACCTGTGGACCGCACGGCTGGCCGTCACACGGGGATGA
- a CDS encoding ricin-type beta-trefoil lectin domain protein codes for MHKRRSWVLAAVLTAGLTLVGVVTQTGVAVAESNGGVRVMPLGDSITEGTQVPGGYRTGLWQRLSGAGYRVDFVGTQFNGPAAIGDHDHEGHPGWRIDQIDTNITGWLRTADPRTVLLHIGTNDVLQNYNVSSAPSRLSAVVDHITAAAPAADVFVATIIPLSSAGQEAAVRTFNSALPGIVQSKVAAGKRVHLVDMHAALTTADLIDGIHPTAGGYDKMAAAWYAAVRSVPGSVGEATGTPASGALVGAGSGRCLDVPNGNTTNGTQPVIWDCNGATNQRWTVSGQTLRALGKCLDSPTNAAAGVKVQLWDCSGGANQRWNLNANGTISNVASGLCLDVRGNATAAGSLVQLWTCTAAANQVWTGR; via the coding sequence ATGCACAAACGAAGAAGCTGGGTCCTCGCCGCCGTCCTCACCGCCGGATTAACGCTGGTCGGCGTGGTTACGCAGACCGGCGTCGCGGTGGCGGAGTCGAACGGCGGGGTTCGCGTCATGCCGCTCGGCGACTCGATCACCGAGGGGACTCAGGTACCGGGCGGGTACCGCACCGGGCTCTGGCAGCGGCTGTCGGGCGCCGGCTACCGGGTCGACTTCGTCGGCACCCAGTTCAACGGTCCCGCCGCCATCGGCGACCATGACCACGAAGGTCATCCGGGATGGCGGATCGACCAGATCGACACCAACATCACCGGGTGGCTGAGAACCGCCGATCCGCGGACCGTTCTGCTGCACATCGGCACCAACGACGTCCTGCAGAACTACAACGTGTCGTCCGCGCCGAGCCGGCTCTCCGCCGTGGTCGACCACATCACCGCGGCCGCGCCCGCCGCGGACGTGTTCGTGGCGACGATCATTCCCCTGTCCTCGGCGGGCCAGGAGGCGGCCGTCCGCACCTTCAATTCCGCGCTCCCCGGCATCGTGCAGAGCAAGGTGGCCGCCGGCAAGCGGGTCCACCTGGTCGACATGCATGCCGCGTTGACGACCGCGGACCTGATCGACGGCATCCATCCCACCGCCGGCGGCTACGACAAGATGGCCGCCGCCTGGTACGCCGCGGTGCGGTCGGTTCCCGGCAGCGTCGGCGAGGCCACCGGCACCCCAGCGAGCGGAGCCCTGGTGGGCGCCGGCTCCGGGCGCTGCCTGGACGTGCCGAACGGCAACACCACCAACGGCACCCAGCCGGTCATCTGGGACTGCAACGGCGCCACCAACCAGAGGTGGACCGTGTCCGGTCAGACCCTGCGGGCGCTGGGCAAGTGCCTCGATTCACCGACCAACGCCGCCGCGGGAGTCAAGGTGCAGCTGTGGGACTGCTCCGGCGGAGCCAACCAGCGCTGGAACCTGAACGCGAACGGCACGATCAGCAACGTGGCGTCCGGTCTGTGCCTGGACGTCAGAGGCAACGCCACCGCCGCCGGCAGCCTGGTTCAACTGTGGACCTGCACCGCCGCCGCCAACCAAGTCTGGACAGGTCGATAA
- a CDS encoding glycoside hydrolase family 27 protein translates to MLAAGLLLLSGTAFVSTAASPAQALENGVGRTPPMGWNSWNTFFCNINESLIRGMADSIVSSGMRDAGYQYVVVDDCWMASTRDGSGNLQGDPTRFPSGMKALGDYIHGKGLKFGIYQAPLDQTCAQYFDSYPGATGSQGHESQDARQFAAWGVDYLKYDWCSPSGTINDQVATFAKMRDALAATGRPILYSINSNSVHSKTGPQRNWGDVANIWRTTEDIQLVWNTDQTNGYPMGVQNIINVNVPLAGYAKPGGFNDPDMMEVGRGTLTDTEQRSHFAMWAIMAAPLIAGNDIRGMSSATGSILKNGRLIAINQDSLGLQGVQVAGDANQRVLAKRLANGDVAVALFNQSGATRTISTTAAAIGKTGASSYSLVDAGTGATTTSSGTISASVPAHGTVVYRVSGGATGDPQTPASAALVSTASGRCLDVPNGNTANGTQPVIWDCNGATNQKWTVSGQTLQALGKCLDAPIGATAGTKVQLWDCNGGTNQQWTFQSNGTVRGNQSGLCLDVYNNQTANGTQTLLWTCTGAANQQWTRR, encoded by the coding sequence ATGCTCGCCGCGGGACTCCTGCTGCTGTCGGGCACCGCGTTCGTCTCCACCGCCGCTTCGCCGGCGCAGGCCCTGGAGAACGGGGTCGGCCGTACGCCGCCGATGGGGTGGAACAGCTGGAACACGTTCTTCTGCAACATCAACGAGTCGTTGATCCGGGGCATGGCCGACAGCATCGTCAGCTCCGGCATGCGGGACGCGGGCTACCAGTACGTGGTGGTCGACGACTGCTGGATGGCCTCCACCCGCGACGGAAGCGGCAACCTGCAAGGTGATCCGACCCGCTTCCCCAGCGGCATGAAGGCGCTCGGCGACTACATCCACGGCAAGGGACTGAAGTTCGGGATCTACCAGGCGCCGCTCGACCAGACCTGCGCGCAGTACTTCGACTCCTACCCGGGCGCGACCGGCAGCCAGGGTCACGAATCACAGGACGCCCGGCAGTTCGCCGCCTGGGGCGTCGACTATCTGAAGTACGACTGGTGCTCACCCAGCGGCACCATCAACGATCAGGTCGCCACGTTCGCGAAGATGCGCGACGCCCTGGCCGCCACCGGCCGGCCGATTCTGTACAGCATCAACTCCAACAGCGTGCACTCCAAGACCGGGCCGCAGCGCAACTGGGGCGATGTGGCGAACATCTGGCGCACCACCGAGGACATCCAACTGGTCTGGAACACCGACCAGACCAACGGGTACCCGATGGGCGTACAGAACATCATCAACGTCAACGTGCCGCTGGCCGGGTACGCGAAACCGGGTGGCTTCAACGACCCGGACATGATGGAGGTCGGCCGGGGCACGTTGACCGACACCGAGCAGCGTTCCCACTTCGCCATGTGGGCGATCATGGCCGCGCCGCTGATCGCCGGCAACGACATCCGCGGCATGAGCTCCGCCACCGGGTCGATCCTGAAGAACGGCCGGCTCATCGCCATCAACCAGGACAGCCTCGGCCTGCAAGGTGTTCAGGTCGCGGGCGACGCCAACCAGCGGGTACTCGCCAAGCGCCTGGCCAACGGCGATGTCGCGGTGGCCCTGTTCAACCAGAGCGGCGCCACCCGGACGATCTCCACCACGGCCGCGGCGATCGGGAAGACCGGAGCGTCGTCGTACAGCCTGGTCGACGCCGGGACCGGCGCCACGACGACCAGCAGCGGCACGATCAGCGCGAGCGTGCCCGCGCACGGCACGGTCGTGTACCGGGTGAGCGGCGGCGCCACCGGCGACCCGCAGACACCGGCATCGGCCGCCCTCGTCAGCACCGCGTCCGGCCGGTGCCTGGACGTGCCGAACGGCAACACCGCCAACGGCACCCAGCCGGTCATCTGGGACTGCAACGGCGCCACCAACCAGAAGTGGACCGTGTCCGGTCAGACCCTGCAGGCGCTGGGCAAGTGCCTCGACGCACCGATCGGCGCCACCGCCGGGACGAAGGTACAGCTCTGGGACTGCAACGGCGGGACCAACCAGCAATGGACCTTCCAGAGCAACGGCACCGTTCGCGGCAACCAGTCCGGCCTCTGCCTGGACGTCTACAACAACCAGACCGCCAACGGCACACAGACCCTGCTGTGGACCTGCACCGGCGCCGCCAACCAGCAATGGACCCGACGCTGA